DNA from Cupriavidus necator N-1:
CCGCTGCCCGGTACGGCGTCGCGCGGTAACGGCCCATCCGCAGGCGGGGCGCGGCTTTTACGCCACGCCCCCTTCTGGCAACCCATGCCAGAACGCTCCTCCCGTGGCCCCGTTTGTACCGCTATGTATCAAGCGCAGGAATCGATACGTGCCCTGACAGAAACAGGGTCTCCACGCTATAGCGCAGATACACCGGTTTCCTTTAATGCATCTCGTGGACCGACGGCATGCGTCGACAAGACGATCCCGGCCGCGCAGTGCAACTCAGACCTCAAGGAAACCGACCATGACTACCCATCTCACCAAGCGCATTGTTCTCGCCCTCGCCCTGGCAGCTGCCGCCGCCGGCGCCCAGGCCGCCGGTCCCGGTGCGCGCGATCCGTTCAGCGAAGGCGCACGTTCCGTGCAGGACGCACGCAACGCATTCACCGACGGCGCCCGCGCCGTGCAGGACGCACGCGACCCGTACACCGAGGGCGCGCGCAATGTCGATCCGTACGACAAGGGTGAACGCATCCTGGCCGGGTGGGACCGCACGGGTCCGTCCGCCGATCCGGCGCGCAGCTTCGATCCCTACCAGGACGGCGCCCACGCCTGAGAGCCGGCATTGGCGTCGGCTATTCCGCTGCGCGCGGCGCTGCCGTGGAACCCCGCACGATCAGTTGCGGCGTCAGTTGCACGGTGACGGCATCGGAGGCTGGCTTGTCGATCTTCCTGAGCAGGAGGCGGGCAGCCTCCTCGCCCATTTCGTGGACGGCAATGCGCACGGTGGTCAGCGGCGGCGTCAGGGCGTCGGCGAAAGGCATGTCGTTGTGGCCCACGACCGAGACGTCCTCGGGGCAATGCATGCCGCGCTCGCGCAGGAAGTCGTAGCAGCCCATCGCCACCAGGTCATTGCCGGCGGCGATGGCGGTCATCTGCGGGAATGCCGCGAAGAGCTGCTCGCAAGCGATCCGGCCGGCTTCACGCGAATAGCTGGCGGCTTCCATGACTTGCCATTCGCCGCGGCGCAGGCGGTGGCGCTTTACCGCCTGAAGGAAGCCCTCGCGACGCAGGAAGCCGGTCGACAGCGAGGCTGGTCCCGCAATATGCCCGATGCGGCGGTGGCCCAGGCCGACCAGGTGGTCGACCGTCTGCCGCATCGCCAGCAGGTTGTCGCTCACCACGCAGGACACCCGGCCTGTGTCTTCGCCGCGGTTGACCGTGACCACGGGGATATGCTGCTTGAGGCAGTACGCGAGGATCGGATCGTCCCGTTCCGCGGTAGCGAGCACCAGTCCTTCGACTTGCCGGCCGATCATCTGGTCGATGACAAAACGCTGCCGGCTTTTGTCGGTACCGGCATTGACCACGATCGGCACGTAGCCTTGCTGCGCCAGCACGGATTCAATCCCGGCCAGGATCGGCGGAAACACCGGGTTGGAGATATCGGGCAGCACTACGCCCACCAGTCCGGAACGCTGGGTGCGCAGCCCCGCCGCGATGCGGTTGGGGCGGAAGCCGCGAGCCTCGGCAACCGCCAGGATGCGGGCCGCCACGTCCTCTGCCACCAGGTGCCGCGTGGCCGGGTTCATCACTCGCGAGACGGTCGAGTAATGCACGTCGATCTCGGCAGCCAGGTCTTTCAGGGTGAGGCGCTTGCGCTCGGGCATGACGGCAGTTGGCGGGGCGACAGCCCGGGGAGAATTGGAATACGCCATTCTAAGCCACCCCCGCGCCGTCGCCGCTCGCCTTCGGGCTAGCGCTACTGCCCCGCCTTCACGCCGGATTGCCTGACCACTGGCGCCAGCTTGCCGATCTCCGCCTGGATATAGGCAGCAAACTCCTGCGGCGACGAGCGCTTTGGCTCCGCGCCCTGGGCGGCAAGGCGCTCGCGCACATCCGGCGCGGCCAATGCCTTGCCGATCTCGGCATTGAGCGCATCGACGACTTCCTTCGGGGTGCCGGCGGGCGCCAGCACGCCGAACCAGGAGTCGAACGCGTAGCCGGGGAAGCCGGACTCCGCCACCGTCGGAATATCCGGCAGCGCGCTGGCGCGCCTGGCCGTGGTGACCGCCAGCGCCCGCAGCTTGCCCTGTTTGACGAACGGCATGGCCGATACGCTGGGCGCAAACATCATGTCGCCCCGGCCAGCCATGACGTCGGTCAGCGCTTCGCCCGTGCCCTTGTACGGGATATGGACGATGTCGATGCCGGCCTGCATCTTGAACATCTCGCCGCTCAGGTGCGTAGAGCTGCCGGAACCCGCCGAGTCGAAATTCAGTGCGCCCGGCGTCGCCTTGGCGGCGTTGACGACGTCCCGCACCGATTTGTACTTGCTGCCGGCATTGACCACCAGCACATTGGGGACTGTGGCCACCAGCGAGACCGGTGCGAAGTCCTTCACCGTGTCATACGAGAGCTTGGGATACAGCGTGGCGTTGATGGCGTGCCCGACCGAAACCAGGATCAGCGTGTAGCCATCCGGCGCCGCCTTGGCCACGCCGGTGGCGCCCAGGGTGCCGCCGGCGCCGGGGCGGTTGTCGACGATCACCTGGTAGGTGCCGCCCTCGCCCATCTTGCTGCCGATGATGCGCGCCAGGATGTCGGTGGCGCTGCCCGCCGAGAACGGCACCACCAGCCGGATCGGCTTGCTGGGATATTGCGGTTGCGCGTGGGCCGCGGGTGCGGCCGCCAGCATGAGCGATGACGCCAGCGCCAGCACGGTGCCTTGGATGGATCGAATCATTCTGTGTCTCCTCACATCAGAAGAAGTGCCGCATACCGAGCGCGACCGTCTGCGGGTCTGCACCCGCGCTCACGCCAAGCTCATTGATGGCAAAGTCGTAGATCGCATTGCGCTTGTTGTTGATGCGGCTGTAGTACGCATACAGCGCGGTGCGCTTGGACAGCGGATAGTCGTAGCCGACCGTGATCTGCGTGGCGCCCGTTTCCGCACCGCTGCGGAAGAAGCCCACGGTCTCGGTCGCATTGCCCGCGCCATTGCTGGCAAGGCCAAAGCCGACGCGCACGCTGCCCGGCCCGAGCTTCTGCACCAGCGAGGCGTAGTACCCGTTGCGGGTCAGGTCGCCGGTCGCGGTGCGGTAGTGGAGCCGTTCATAGAGCAGCGCCACGGTGGTGGTGGGGAACTTGTACGAGACGCCCGCCTTCATCGCGTCATCGTTGCGGCCGGCGGTCTGGTAGTGCTGGTGGACTTCATAGGCCAGCGCCACGTTAAGCGGGCCGTTGTCGTAGGCGGCCGAGAACGAATACAAGCCGGGATTGCGCGGTACGGTGGTCTTCTCCTCGTTCACGCCCCACGCCGCGGCACCGCTGAAGCCGGCGAACGACGGCGTCTTGTAGACGATGATGTTCTTCTGCCGGCGGTCGAACGAGCTGGTGTCCTGCACGTTGTCGGAACTGGACGTGGAGCCATTGCCGATCAGCGCCATATAGCCGGCAGTGGTCGGATAGTACGGGTCGTAGGCCAGCGTCGATTCGGTGTATGGGGTCTGCCAGTGCCCCAGGAACAGCGTGCCGGCATCGCCCTGCAGCCCCACCCGCGTATTGCGCCCCGCCACCTGGCCCTGGCCGGTATCGAGCGAGAAATTGCTCTCGATCTGCCAGATCGCTTTCAGGCTGCCGCCCAGGGCTTCTTCGCCGCGCATGCCGAAGACCGAGCGGTTGTTGGTCAGGCGCCCCACGCCGCCAAGGCGGGTACCGTCGGTCGCGGTGTTGGCATAGGAATACTCCAGTGCCGTATTGATGCGCCCGTACAGGGTCACGGCTGACTGCGCGCAGGCCTCGCCGCCACAGCCTGCGGCCATGGCCAGCATGAGCAGATGGCTGCGCTTTCTGATGGATTTCATTTGTCTCCCCTTGGTTTGTCGTGGTTGTTGTGGGCTGGCCGTCTGCTCCGCTTTTTTTGCAATCGTTTGCAGTACGGCCCCGAGAAAATCAGCCCTTGGGATACGGCATCGCCAGCAGCAGCATCGCCGGCCGGTTACCCGGGTTCGACACCTGCCGCGCCTCACCCGGCGCCAGGCGCACGGAATCGAACTGGCCCAGCGTCACGCGCTCGTCGGGCGTGGCGATGCAGACTTCGCCTTCCAGCACGACGTAGTGCTTTTCCACCGGCGAGGCATCCATCGACGTATGGCCGCCCGGCAGCAGCGCCGACACCCCCATCCACAAGGCTTCGGACGGTCCCGCTTCATGCCCTTGCAGGCGCAGGCAGTGCATACCTTCATGATTGGGCGGGAAGTAGGCTGGCGCCTTTGCAAACCGGGTCGTGTTCATGGCTTGAGCACCACGCGTTCGGTAGCGCCTTGCAGGACCGCCCGGTAGGCCTCCTTGGCGTTGGAGAGCGCATAGGTGTAGTCGGAAAGGACCGGGAACGGCCGCAGCGCACCCGAGGCAAACATCGGTGCGAGCTGGTCAAGGATGCCCGCGCAGACGTTGCTGTCCAGCGCAAGGGTGTCGACGCCCACATAGGTGTGCTGGCCACGATAGAAGGCGAAGATGTCGAACGGCACCGGCTTCTCGATGGTCGAGATGAAGATCTGCGCCGCGCCGATCGCCATGGCCTGGTTGGCCTGTTCGAAGTAGGGGCTTCCCACCGTGTTGTAGACGATATCCGCACCGTGTCCGTCGGTCTCTTCGCGCACCACGGCGGCGATGGATTCGCTGCTCGCATCGATCATGCGCACGTCGCCGCTGGCATGGCCGCGATACGCCTCCGCGGTGCGCTCCACGGCAAAGACGCGCGCGCCGAGCGCCGTGGCGATCTGGATCGTTGCCTGCCCCACCTTGCCGTTGCCGCCACACACCAGCACGGTGCTGCCAGCCTGCGGCATGCCTGCGCGGCGCAGCCCTTCATAGGCGGTGATGAAGGGCACCCCCACGGCGCCGGCTTCCAGCAGCGACACCGACGCTGGCTTGGCGCGCACCGCGCTGGCCTGGATGCGCAGATACTTGCCATGCGTGCCGTCGCGTCGGATGCCGAGCTCGCCGCCGCTGCCCCAGACCTGCTGGCCCAGCAGCTCGGAGGGGCCGTCGACCACCAGGCCTGCATAGTCGCGGCCTGGCGTGCGCGGCCAGACCGCATGCGGCATCAGGCCGAGCGTTGCCTTCACGTCGCTCGGGTTCACGCCGGCGCTGGCCACCTCGATGATGACCTGACCCGGCGCCGCTTCCGGGCGCGGCACGCCGAGCAGCTCCAGTTGCAGGGCATCGATATTGGCGGCTTTCTCGCTGACTCGAATGGTGTTCATGGTGCTTCCTTCTTGAAATTTTTAGTTCGGTATGGCCGGGATCAGGCCTCGCGCAGGCCAAGCGTGCGCCGGGCCTCGGCCGACGACGCAATCTCGCCGCCAAGCGACCTGACGATGTCGCGCGCCTTGGCGACCAGCGCCGCGTTGCTTGGCGCCAGCACGCCCTTCTCCAGATAAATGTTGTCTTCCATGCCGACACGCACGTGTCCGCCTGCAAGCCATGCCTGGGCCACGATCGGGAACTCCGCGCGGCCGATGCCGAATGCCGACCAGTGGGCGCCGGCGGGCAGCATGTTGCGTGCGTAGAAGATGGTTTCCGGCGTGGGCGCAAAGCCGTACTTCACACCCAGCACGAAGGTCCACAGGCCGGGGCCGTCCAGCACGCCTTCACGGATGAAGTCGAGCGCCATGTTGAGGTCGCCGGAATCGAAGATCTCCAGCTCGGGCATGACGCCGGCCGCGCGGATCACGCCGGCCATCTTGCGCACGTTGGTGGGCGTGTTGATGACCACGTCGCCGCCGGAGTTCATGGTGTTCAGGTCGAGCGAGCAGACGTCCGGGCGCAGCGCCGCGATGTGCTCGACGCGCTTGGCGGGATGCAGCAGCGTGGTGCCGGGCGCGGCCACGCGCGGCTCGTCCTCGCTCGGCACGAAGCGTCCGCCGGGTCCGGTGGTGAGGTTGATGATCAGCGAGCGGTTGCGCTTGCGGATACGATCGATGACATCGGCGTAGTAGTCGAGCGACATCGACGGGCGCCCCGTTTCAGGGTCGCGCACGTGGATGTGGGCGGCAGCTGCGCCGGCCTCGGCGGCTTCCAGCGCGGCGTCGGCAATCTGGGCCGGCGTGACCGGCAAGCCGGGGTGCTGCTCCGGGGTGACGATATTGCCGGTCACCGCGCAGGTGATGATGGTCTTGCGTGCGTGCATGAGCGAAGGTCAGTGATGGAAATGCGATTGGGTAGACATGGAGGGCCTGGCCTATCCAAGCTGGCGGCCGCCGTCCACGACGATGGTGGTGCCAGTGGCAAAGCGCAGTGAGGTCGCGCAGGCTGCGATGGCATCGGCCACGTCCTGTGCCTGGCCGACACGTTTTAGCGGCGTCGACTTGGCGGCGCGCTCATTGAAACCGCTGTCGCGTCCCGGCACGAAGGCGGTATCGACCACGCCCGGTGAAACGTTCAGCACGCGGATATGCGGCGCCAGCGCGCGCCCGAGCGACATCGCCATGACATCGAGCCCGGCCTTGGCAGCGCAGTACGCAACATTACTGCCCTGCCCCGTGCGGCCGGCGATGGACCCGACATTGACCACCAGCCCGTCGCCATTGGCGCGCAGGTGCGGCGCGAACGCACGGATCGCGGCAAACTGCCCGCGCCAGTTGACGGCAAACAGTTCATCGATCAGCGCATCGTCCAGGGCGTCGAGGTCGGCGTGCGGGATCGCCCGCGTAAAGCCCGCGGTGTTCACCAGGATATCGACGCGGCCGTAGTGATGGCTGACCTCGTCGGCCAGCGCGCGCAGCGAGGCGCTGTCGGCAATCTCGGCCACGGCGGCAAGATGGTTGCCGGCCGGCAAGGCCGCCGCGGCACTGGCCGCCTTGTCGGCGTCGCGCCCGGTCAGCACGACGCTTGCGCCAAGGCGCGCCAGCGTTTCACCGGCGGCAAAGCCGATGGCGCCGGTGCCGCCGAGGATCACGGCCACCTTGCCGGAAAGAGAAGTAGCACTCATGGTTTCGATTGGGAATGGTTCAGAGTAAGTCGATCGGGCCGTCAGTCAATCGGCGGCTTCGGGAAGGTCTGCTCGCCAGGCTCCAGCGTGAAATCGAACGCCAGCGTGTAGAACGGCGCCGGCACATCGCCCCACGGGCTGGGGCCTTGGTGGTGCAGCCGGAGATCGCCAACCAGCTGCCGATGCACGCCGAACGTGACATCGGATTCCAGCT
Protein-coding regions in this window:
- a CDS encoding cupin domain-containing protein, with translation MNTTRFAKAPAYFPPNHEGMHCLRLQGHEAGPSEALWMGVSALLPGGHTSMDASPVEKHYVVLEGEVCIATPDERVTLGQFDSVRLAPGEARQVSNPGNRPAMLLLAMPYPKG
- a CDS encoding tripartite tricarboxylate transporter substrate binding protein: MIRSIQGTVLALASSLMLAAAPAAHAQPQYPSKPIRLVVPFSAGSATDILARIIGSKMGEGGTYQVIVDNRPGAGGTLGATGVAKAAPDGYTLILVSVGHAINATLYPKLSYDTVKDFAPVSLVATVPNVLVVNAGSKYKSVRDVVNAAKATPGALNFDSAGSGSSTHLSGEMFKMQAGIDIVHIPYKGTGEALTDVMAGRGDMMFAPSVSAMPFVKQGKLRALAVTTARRASALPDIPTVAESGFPGYAFDSWFGVLAPAGTPKEVVDALNAEIGKALAAPDVRERLAAQGAEPKRSSPQEFAAYIQAEIGKLAPVVRQSGVKAGQ
- a CDS encoding BKACE family enzyme, with product MHARKTIITCAVTGNIVTPEQHPGLPVTPAQIADAALEAAEAGAAAAHIHVRDPETGRPSMSLDYYADVIDRIRKRNRSLIINLTTGPGGRFVPSEDEPRVAAPGTTLLHPAKRVEHIAALRPDVCSLDLNTMNSGGDVVINTPTNVRKMAGVIRAAGVMPELEIFDSGDLNMALDFIREGVLDGPGLWTFVLGVKYGFAPTPETIFYARNMLPAGAHWSAFGIGRAEFPIVAQAWLAGGHVRVGMEDNIYLEKGVLAPSNAALVAKARDIVRSLGGEIASSAEARRTLGLREA
- a CDS encoding porin gives rise to the protein MKSIRKRSHLLMLAMAAGCGGEACAQSAVTLYGRINTALEYSYANTATDGTRLGGVGRLTNNRSVFGMRGEEALGGSLKAIWQIESNFSLDTGQGQVAGRNTRVGLQGDAGTLFLGHWQTPYTESTLAYDPYYPTTAGYMALIGNGSTSSSDNVQDTSSFDRRQKNIIVYKTPSFAGFSGAAAWGVNEEKTTVPRNPGLYSFSAAYDNGPLNVALAYEVHQHYQTAGRNDDAMKAGVSYKFPTTTVALLYERLHYRTATGDLTRNGYYASLVQKLGPGSVRVGFGLASNGAGNATETVGFFRSGAETGATQITVGYDYPLSKRTALYAYYSRINNKRNAIYDFAINELGVSAGADPQTVALGMRHFF
- a CDS encoding LacI family DNA-binding transcriptional regulator, translated to MPERKRLTLKDLAAEIDVHYSTVSRVMNPATRHLVAEDVAARILAVAEARGFRPNRIAAGLRTQRSGLVGVVLPDISNPVFPPILAGIESVLAQQGYVPIVVNAGTDKSRQRFVIDQMIGRQVEGLVLATAERDDPILAYCLKQHIPVVTVNRGEDTGRVSCVVSDNLLAMRQTVDHLVGLGHRRIGHIAGPASLSTGFLRREGFLQAVKRHRLRRGEWQVMEAASYSREAGRIACEQLFAAFPQMTAIAAGNDLVAMGCYDFLRERGMHCPEDVSVVGHNDMPFADALTPPLTTVRIAVHEMGEEAARLLLRKIDKPASDAVTVQLTPQLIVRGSTAAPRAAE
- a CDS encoding quinone oxidoreductase family protein codes for the protein MNTIRVSEKAANIDALQLELLGVPRPEAAPGQVIIEVASAGVNPSDVKATLGLMPHAVWPRTPGRDYAGLVVDGPSELLGQQVWGSGGELGIRRDGTHGKYLRIQASAVRAKPASVSLLEAGAVGVPFITAYEGLRRAGMPQAGSTVLVCGGNGKVGQATIQIATALGARVFAVERTAEAYRGHASGDVRMIDASSESIAAVVREETDGHGADIVYNTVGSPYFEQANQAMAIGAAQIFISTIEKPVPFDIFAFYRGQHTYVGVDTLALDSNVCAGILDQLAPMFASGALRPFPVLSDYTYALSNAKEAYRAVLQGATERVVLKP
- a CDS encoding SDR family NAD(P)-dependent oxidoreductase, producing the protein MSATSLSGKVAVILGGTGAIGFAAGETLARLGASVVLTGRDADKAASAAAALPAGNHLAAVAEIADSASLRALADEVSHHYGRVDILVNTAGFTRAIPHADLDALDDALIDELFAVNWRGQFAAIRAFAPHLRANGDGLVVNVGSIAGRTGQGSNVAYCAAKAGLDVMAMSLGRALAPHIRVLNVSPGVVDTAFVPGRDSGFNERAAKSTPLKRVGQAQDVADAIAACATSLRFATGTTIVVDGGRQLG